The Bacillota bacterium genome contains a region encoding:
- a CDS encoding ornithine aminomutase subunit alpha, with translation MDDFETRRSHLQTLNDEELKQLFWSLANKAVSPLIDLAKSHTSPAIERSILLRMGFSSIEAKVIVEKVMDHHLIGKGAGHVVYRYSTFYKVSIREAGLSLMKDQGFESIINSFGVKE, from the coding sequence ATGGATGATTTTGAAACAAGAAGATCTCATTTACAAACATTAAATGATGAAGAATTAAAACAACTTTTTTGGAGTTTAGCTAACAAAGCGGTGTCTCCTTTAATTGATTTAGCAAAATCACATACTTCTCCTGCCATTGAACGATCTATTTTACTTAGAATGGGATTTTCAAGCATTGAAGCTAAAGTAATCGTTGAAAAAGTAATGGATCATCATTTAATAGGCAAAGGTGCAGGCCATGTTGTATATCGTTATTCCACATTTTACAAAGTTTCGATTCGAGAAGCTGGTCTTTCTCTAATGAAAGATCAAGGTTTTGAATCTATTATAAACAGTTTTGGGGTGAAAGAATGA
- a CDS encoding 2-amino-4-ketopentanoate thiolase: MIPSNTWVQIHKIILPSSQRLKTLPSETCTVPLELWVKGFLLQDAELFDVVKIRTITNRIETGTLLKANPSYMHNYGEFVPEILQIDRIIKNALFGGEAHE; the protein is encoded by the coding sequence ATGATACCTTCTAATACCTGGGTCCAAATTCATAAAATAATTCTACCCTCAAGTCAAAGGCTTAAAACTCTTCCAAGCGAAACATGCACTGTTCCTCTTGAATTATGGGTGAAAGGTTTTCTGCTTCAAGACGCAGAATTATTTGATGTCGTTAAAATTAGAACGATTACAAATCGAATAGAAACAGGAACTCTTCTTAAAGCAAATCCGAGTTATATGCATAATTACGGTGAATTTGTTCCCGAAATTCTTCAAATAGATCGCATTATAAAAAATGCGCTTTTTGGTGGTGAAGCTCATGAATAA
- a CDS encoding glutamate mutase L — protein MKIDVLVAEIGSTTTIVSAFDHISSNNPIFLGQGFAPTTVKQGDVTIGLHQAIDDLKHSMNVDDLEAIESFACSSAAGGLKMSVHGLVYDMTVKAAKEACLGAGANLKLITAGLIDVYQLALIRDLKLNIIMIAGGVDYGESDTALENAKKIASLHLNIPVIYAGNIQNHDAIKAVFKKENQLDYLTISQNVYPKIDVLQVEEARKIIQSVFEKHIINAPGMEKVRDTINQNIIPTPGAVMEASILLQKEIGDLVTIDIGGATSDIHSVTSGLEENQKKLISPEPFAKRTVEGDLGVYVNKDNIIEMIGRNELAKELNLDTISLNKLLSNYLPIPSFQQIPLVRRLTLEALNRAIERHAGHYIHLYGASGKTTLTEGKDLSAVKTIIGTGGALTKITGGKTIIFDSLNKKSDLLLKPNKETTILLDTLYIMGACGVLAKKYPEAARILLLNSLK, from the coding sequence ATGAAAATTGATGTCCTTGTCGCAGAAATTGGATCAACGACGACAATTGTAAGTGCATTTGATCATATTTCTTCTAATAATCCTATATTTCTTGGACAAGGCTTTGCTCCTACAACAGTAAAACAAGGTGACGTCACCATCGGGTTACATCAAGCAATAGATGATTTAAAACACTCTATGAACGTTGACGATTTAGAAGCAATCGAATCGTTTGCGTGTTCAAGTGCTGCTGGCGGTTTGAAAATGAGCGTTCATGGATTAGTATATGATATGACTGTAAAAGCCGCAAAAGAAGCCTGTTTAGGAGCTGGGGCTAATCTGAAATTGATTACTGCCGGCTTAATAGATGTATATCAATTAGCTCTTATTAGAGACTTGAAATTAAATATTATTATGATTGCAGGCGGAGTAGATTATGGTGAAAGCGATACTGCCTTAGAAAACGCAAAAAAAATAGCTAGTCTTCATCTGAATATTCCAGTCATTTACGCAGGAAATATCCAAAATCACGATGCAATTAAAGCTGTTTTCAAAAAAGAAAATCAATTAGATTATTTAACCATATCTCAAAATGTCTACCCAAAAATAGATGTACTTCAAGTTGAGGAAGCAAGAAAAATTATTCAATCCGTTTTTGAAAAACATATTATAAACGCTCCTGGTATGGAAAAAGTAAGAGATACGATTAACCAAAATATTATTCCTACTCCTGGCGCTGTAATGGAAGCCTCCATTCTTTTACAAAAAGAAATAGGAGATTTAGTTACCATCGATATTGGAGGAGCGACTTCTGATATTCATTCTGTGACTTCAGGGCTTGAAGAAAATCAAAAAAAATTGATTTCTCCTGAACCTTTTGCCAAAAGAACGGTTGAAGGAGATTTAGGTGTCTACGTAAATAAAGACAATATTATTGAAATGATTGGAAGAAATGAATTAGCAAAAGAATTAAATTTAGATACTATTTCGCTTAACAAACTTCTTTCAAACTATCTTCCCATTCCCTCTTTTCAACAAATTCCCTTAGTACGTCGTTTGACATTAGAAGCTTTAAATAGAGCTATCGAAAGACATGCAGGGCACTACATCCATTTATATGGTGCAAGTGGGAAAACAACGCTAACAGAAGGCAAAGACTTAAGTGCCGTAAAAACCATTATTGGAACTGGCGGAGCTTTAACTAAAATAACTGGTGGTAAAACGATTATTTTTGATTCTTTAAATAAAAAATCTGATCTATTATTAAAACCAAACAAAGAAACTACTATTTTACTGGACACGCTTTACATAATGGGCGCTTGCGGAGTGTTAGCAAAAAAATATCCCGAAGCTGCACGGATTCTTTTATTAAATAGTCTTAAATAA
- a CDS encoding alanine/ornithine racemase family PLP-dependent enzyme, which yields MYPRIIINLSKLSHNASEINKLCQENNISCMAVVKAFAGNLEIVSSLLSQGFSYLADSRIQNLQKFQHLPIQKVLLRLPMNDNISKVIKYADISLNSELKIIQKLNTEAAKQKKIHQIILMFDLGDLREGIFYLDSYLPIVEKILTLENIKLLGIGTNLTCYGGILPKQENLKELVIIKENIESTFHIHLDLISGGNSSIVYLFNQNQIPKEINNVRIGEAFLMGRETAYGNRIPNFYYDVFQLEAKIIECKVKPSFPIGEIGLNSFGEVPQIEDKGLMKRALLAIGKQDVILSNLFPQDKGIQIVGGSSDHLILDVTGTSYKVGDIILFDINYPSLVHLMNSSYVKKVIIK from the coding sequence ATGTATCCAAGAATTATAATCAATTTATCAAAACTAAGCCATAACGCTAGTGAAATAAATAAACTTTGTCAAGAAAACAATATTTCTTGCATGGCAGTTGTAAAAGCTTTTGCTGGTAATCTTGAAATTGTATCATCCCTACTCAGTCAAGGTTTTTCCTATCTTGCTGACTCTAGAATTCAAAACTTACAAAAATTTCAACATTTGCCAATTCAAAAAGTATTATTAAGACTTCCAATGAACGACAATATCAGTAAAGTGATAAAATACGCCGATATTTCTTTAAATTCAGAACTTAAAATTATCCAAAAATTAAATACCGAAGCCGCAAAACAAAAGAAAATACATCAAATTATTTTAATGTTTGATCTTGGAGATTTAAGAGAAGGAATTTTCTATTTGGATTCCTATTTACCAATTGTCGAAAAAATTCTTACACTAGAAAATATAAAATTATTGGGAATTGGGACAAACTTGACTTGCTATGGCGGCATTCTTCCTAAACAAGAAAACCTAAAAGAACTCGTTATCATAAAAGAAAACATTGAATCCACTTTTCATATTCATTTAGACTTGATTTCAGGTGGAAATTCTTCCATTGTATACCTATTTAATCAAAATCAGATTCCTAAAGAAATCAATAACGTAAGAATTGGAGAAGCTTTTCTAATGGGCAGGGAAACTGCTTATGGAAATAGAATTCCAAATTTTTACTACGATGTATTTCAACTAGAAGCCAAAATAATTGAATGCAAAGTTAAACCTAGTTTTCCTATCGGTGAAATTGGATTAAATTCATTTGGTGAAGTTCCTCAAATTGAAGATAAGGGATTGATGAAACGTGCTTTACTAGCCATTGGAAAACAAGATGTTATCCTTTCAAATTTGTTTCCACAAGATAAAGGAATCCAAATTGTTGGAGGTAGCAGTGATCACTTAATTTTGGATGTAACAGGAACATCTTATAAAGTTGGAGATATTATTCTATTTGATATTAATTATCCAAGTCTTGTCCATTTAATGAACTCATCTTACGTAAAAAAAGTCATTATAAAATAA
- a CDS encoding cobalamin-dependent protein (Presence of a B(12) (cobalamin)-binding domain implies dependence on cobalamin itself, in one of its several forms, or in some unusual lineages, dependence on a cobalamin-like analog.), with the protein MINPNEHLNIEEILKDLDQYVPKRKGWTWRTLENNLEMNHHHYSDVSTPLTQYVPLPAAKYFNQIDPQPIQVITTEIASGRFEDDIRRMRMAAWHGADHIMVIRTAGQSHFDGLIEGTPQGVGGVPISRKQIRAQRKALDLIEDEVGRPINFHSYVSGVAGPDIAVMFAEEGVNGAHQDPQYNVLYRNINMIRSFVDAAESKKIMAYENILQIDGAHNANATAMEAWKIMPELLVQHAINSLFSEKSGMNNNYIALSTVPPSASPEPDLKINLPYAVALRDFFSRYKFRAQMNTKYMESSTRDATVTHVLNMMISKLTSADIQSTITPDEGRNVPWHMYNVEACDTAKQALIGMDGLLELVEVKKDGFMKEKVREIKERAILFFEELLEVGGYFASVEKGFFIDSGNYPERNGDGISRKINGGISSNSVFERDLDYFAPVPAHFGYNNVKQYGLKESDNPSILIGGSTFEDRSKIQYIDELDSEDNVYLRMKENEKYRNSSLIKPEVQWLADGVIVVDLTLPTSVIYAEAAAIEIGKKMNLKNIEVIHKEVLHPIEGTRIQIKGKIDFDIDLSTLELAKIPDLLSDTEIREYLESHPMTIVAGTVGEDEHSVGLREIIDIKHGGIEKYGFTCEYLGTSVPISKLVDAAIELNADAILMSTIISHDEIHYKNMKKTHEYAIEKGIRNKLILLAGGTQVTPELARIQGVDEGFGRGTKGKDVASFLVKKHKELHKNEN; encoded by the coding sequence ATGATAAACCCTAATGAACATTTAAATATTGAAGAAATCCTAAAAGATTTAGATCAATATGTTCCTAAAAGAAAAGGCTGGACTTGGAGAACTTTAGAAAACAATCTTGAAATGAATCACCATCATTACAGTGATGTTTCTACTCCTTTAACCCAATATGTTCCTCTTCCCGCTGCTAAATATTTTAATCAAATCGATCCACAACCCATTCAAGTAATCACAACTGAAATTGCATCTGGAAGATTTGAAGATGACATTAGAAGAATGAGAATGGCCGCATGGCATGGGGCAGACCACATTATGGTCATACGTACTGCTGGTCAATCCCATTTTGATGGGCTCATTGAGGGTACCCCTCAAGGAGTTGGTGGAGTTCCTATTTCCAGAAAACAAATAAGGGCTCAACGAAAAGCACTTGATTTAATTGAAGACGAAGTCGGAAGACCTATTAATTTTCATTCCTATGTATCGGGAGTTGCCGGACCAGATATCGCAGTAATGTTCGCTGAAGAAGGCGTGAATGGAGCTCATCAAGATCCACAATACAATGTATTATATCGAAACATTAACATGATTCGATCTTTTGTGGATGCTGCAGAATCTAAAAAAATTATGGCTTATGAAAATATCTTACAAATTGATGGAGCTCATAACGCAAATGCAACCGCTATGGAAGCATGGAAAATAATGCCTGAGCTTCTTGTTCAACACGCAATCAATAGTTTGTTTTCTGAAAAATCAGGTATGAATAATAACTACATTGCATTATCAACCGTACCTCCATCTGCTTCTCCTGAACCAGATTTGAAAATTAATTTACCTTACGCAGTTGCCCTTAGAGATTTTTTTAGCCGATATAAATTTCGAGCTCAAATGAACACAAAATATATGGAATCATCTACTCGGGACGCTACAGTAACTCATGTATTAAATATGATGATTTCTAAGTTGACTTCAGCTGACATTCAATCCACTATTACTCCTGATGAAGGAAGAAATGTTCCTTGGCATATGTACAATGTTGAAGCTTGTGATACTGCAAAACAAGCATTAATTGGAATGGATGGTTTGCTGGAATTAGTAGAAGTTAAAAAAGATGGTTTCATGAAAGAAAAAGTAAGAGAAATTAAAGAACGAGCTATCCTTTTCTTTGAAGAACTCCTTGAAGTTGGCGGATATTTTGCTTCTGTTGAAAAAGGCTTTTTTATTGACTCGGGAAATTATCCTGAACGAAACGGAGATGGCATCTCAAGAAAAATTAATGGTGGTATCAGTTCCAATTCAGTTTTTGAACGAGATTTAGATTATTTTGCACCTGTTCCAGCTCATTTTGGATACAACAATGTGAAGCAATATGGATTAAAAGAATCCGATAACCCTTCTATCTTAATTGGTGGATCTACTTTTGAAGATCGTTCTAAAATTCAATATATCGACGAACTTGACTCTGAAGATAATGTATATCTTCGTATGAAAGAAAACGAGAAATACCGTAATTCTTCTCTTATAAAACCTGAAGTACAATGGTTAGCCGATGGCGTAATTGTGGTTGATTTAACTTTACCTACATCTGTTATTTATGCGGAAGCTGCAGCCATTGAAATAGGCAAAAAAATGAATTTAAAAAACATAGAAGTAATCCATAAAGAAGTTCTTCATCCCATTGAAGGAACAAGAATTCAAATAAAAGGAAAAATTGATTTTGATATCGATTTGTCCACACTTGAACTAGCAAAAATTCCAGATCTTTTAAGTGATACTGAAATAAGAGAATATCTTGAATCTCATCCAATGACCATCGTTGCTGGAACCGTTGGAGAAGATGAACACTCAGTTGGATTAAGAGAGATTATTGACATCAAACACGGTGGAATTGAAAAATATGGATTTACATGTGAGTACTTAGGAACTTCTGTCCCTATTTCAAAATTAGTTGATGCTGCAATCGAATTAAATGCAGATGCCATACTTATGTCTACTATCATTTCTCATGATGAAATTCACTATAAAAACATGAAAAAAACGCATGAATACGCCATAGAAAAAGGCATAAGAAATAAACTTATTCTTCTAGCTGGAGGAACTCAAGTTACTCCAGAACTTGCAAGGATTCAAGGAGTAGACGAAGGCTTTGGTCGAGGAACAAAAGGCAAAGATGTTGCTTCTTTTCTCGTAAAAAAACACAAGGAATTACATAAAAATGAAAATTGA
- the arcC gene encoding carbamate kinase has product MKKIVVALGGNALGNSPEEQIEKVKHAVKPIVDLIKKGHEVIIAHGNGPQVGMINLAFETGAMLDNKNPLMPFPECGAMSQGYIGYHLQNALQIEFLEQGMTQKVATIITQVEVDPNDEAFQHPSKPIGSFYSKEKADFLETTRGYIMKEDANRGYRRVVPSPKPVNILEIDIIKTLVEANHTVITVGGGGIPVILKNNHYIGVPAVIDKDFASAKLADMLNADMLIILTAVNKVKLNFNKSNQIDLDQISVLELEKHILEGHFLKGSMLPKVEAALAFVKGNENRIAIIASLEEAALAVEGQAGTTIRA; this is encoded by the coding sequence ATGAAAAAAATAGTTGTTGCTTTGGGAGGAAATGCTTTAGGAAATAGTCCAGAAGAGCAAATTGAAAAAGTAAAACATGCTGTTAAACCCATTGTTGATCTAATTAAAAAAGGTCATGAAGTTATTATCGCTCATGGAAACGGACCTCAAGTAGGAATGATTAATTTAGCATTTGAAACTGGAGCTATGCTTGATAACAAAAATCCTTTAATGCCTTTTCCAGAATGTGGAGCAATGAGCCAAGGCTATATCGGGTATCATTTACAAAATGCTTTACAAATCGAGTTTTTAGAACAAGGAATGACTCAAAAAGTTGCAACCATCATCACTCAAGTTGAAGTTGATCCAAATGATGAAGCCTTTCAACATCCCTCAAAACCAATCGGTTCTTTTTATTCTAAAGAAAAAGCAGATTTTTTAGAGACAACTAGAGGTTACATTATGAAAGAGGACGCAAATAGAGGATATCGAAGAGTTGTCCCTTCACCAAAGCCAGTAAATATATTAGAAATTGATATAATAAAGACATTAGTTGAAGCAAATCATACCGTTATCACTGTAGGTGGTGGCGGTATACCTGTAATATTGAAAAATAACCATTACATTGGCGTTCCTGCCGTAATTGATAAAGACTTTGCAAGTGCAAAATTAGCTGATATGCTAAACGCTGATATGTTGATTATTTTAACTGCTGTCAATAAAGTGAAATTAAATTTTAATAAATCCAATCAAATCGATTTGGATCAAATAAGTGTTTTAGAATTAGAAAAACATATATTAGAAGGCCACTTTTTAAAAGGAAGCATGCTACCAAAAGTGGAAGCTGCATTAGCCTTTGTGAAAGGAAATGAAAATCGAATTGCCATCATCGCTTCTTTAGAAGAAGCTGCATTGGCTGTCGAAGGACAAGCTGGCACAACAATAAGAGCATAG
- a CDS encoding PLP-dependent lyase/thiolase — MNNSLDYALVLSRKNAIMKTSVGINYDKYETGSIGFDYERLMKETGYSIEEIQKIQYANGVGKTPLKECKNITSLVRKVSIAGNGARIFIKDEALNDSGSFKARRASIACYHAKKNGYKGVIAATSGNYGAAVASQAAKYGLKCIIVQECFDSLGIGQPEIIEKARACEAYGAEVIQLTVGPELFYVFLKLLEETNYFNASLYTPYGVSGIETLGLELISDCLSLTGKLPDMVVVTNAGGGNLTGTARGILKATSSPIQIVGASVNLKGLHMASDTDFNKKSFTTGHTGFGIPFMMNPDRSDVPRSAARPLRYIDRYVSISQGEVFFMTEMLTILEGIERGPAGNTSLAAAFSLAKELKEDQIIIVQETEYTGAGKHHQAQLAFARQNGIQILFGNPKDEIPGKTIVLPKAVDLIQTQEIDLTKIKESYIKNAIKDISSLTYNDLEFLVLETNESIDFVKTQLKKHGVTLEGSI, encoded by the coding sequence ATGAATAATTCTTTGGATTATGCTTTAGTTCTATCTAGAAAAAATGCTATTATGAAGACTTCTGTTGGAATTAATTATGATAAATATGAAACAGGTTCAATTGGTTTTGATTATGAAAGATTAATGAAAGAAACTGGTTATTCCATAGAAGAAATTCAAAAAATTCAATATGCAAATGGCGTGGGAAAAACGCCTTTAAAAGAATGCAAAAACATTACTTCTTTAGTCAGAAAAGTCTCTATTGCTGGAAATGGTGCTAGAATTTTCATAAAAGATGAAGCTTTAAATGATTCTGGAAGTTTTAAAGCTAGAAGAGCTTCTATCGCATGTTATCACGCTAAGAAAAACGGTTATAAAGGCGTTATTGCGGCTACTTCAGGAAATTACGGTGCCGCAGTGGCCTCTCAAGCAGCAAAATACGGATTAAAATGTATCATTGTGCAAGAATGTTTTGATTCATTAGGTATTGGTCAACCTGAAATCATCGAAAAAGCAAGAGCTTGTGAAGCATATGGTGCTGAAGTGATTCAACTGACTGTAGGCCCTGAACTTTTTTATGTATTTCTTAAATTATTGGAAGAAACAAACTATTTTAACGCTTCTTTGTATACGCCTTATGGCGTTTCTGGAATTGAAACCTTAGGATTAGAACTTATATCAGATTGTCTTTCTTTAACAGGAAAACTTCCCGATATGGTGGTCGTTACTAACGCTGGAGGAGGAAATTTAACTGGCACTGCAAGAGGAATATTAAAAGCAACTTCTTCTCCAATTCAAATAGTTGGAGCCAGCGTGAATCTGAAAGGGCTTCATATGGCAAGTGACACGGATTTTAATAAAAAATCCTTTACGACAGGTCACACAGGTTTTGGAATTCCTTTTATGATGAATCCAGACAGAAGTGACGTTCCGCGATCAGCGGCTAGACCTCTTCGTTATATTGATCGTTACGTTTCGATTTCTCAAGGAGAAGTTTTCTTTATGACTGAAATGTTAACAATTCTAGAAGGAATTGAACGCGGTCCTGCTGGTAACACCTCTTTAGCTGCTGCTTTTTCACTAGCAAAAGAATTAAAAGAAGATCAAATTATCATTGTACAAGAAACTGAATATACAGGTGCAGGAAAGCATCATCAAGCTCAACTGGCTTTCGCAAGACAAAATGGAATTCAAATTCTTTTCGGAAACCCAAAAGATGAAATTCCAGGAAAAACAATCGTTTTACCAAAAGCGGTTGATTTAATTCAAACACAAGAAATTGATTTAACGAAAATTAAAGAATCTTATATTAAAAATGCTATAAAGGACATTTCGAGTCTTACTTACAATGATTTAGAATTTCTTGTTTTAGAAACAAATGAATCAATCGATTTTGTAAAAACACAACTCAAAAAACACGGAGTTACTTTGGAGGGATCAATTTGA
- a CDS encoding NYN domain-containing protein: MDIENKSIALLIDAENISPAYIEIIVDEANKYGKINYRRVYGDWTTPQLNPWKVRISEFGLTPVQQYAYTAGKNASDFTLIIDAMDILYTGKVNCFCIVSSDSDFTKLVTRLREDNMFVFGMGESKTPISLVNSCETFAYLDKMLASNKPAVIEEKKEEGIKPVKKPVSKPILNKLESSITPLNRIKQELKNIIIDNMEDDGWAYWSLIAQLLQKKFPGFHPRNYGDNLKPLAFFEKMEEFEVKKINTVIHIRNQIKAKV, from the coding sequence ATGGATATTGAAAACAAAAGTATTGCATTACTGATTGATGCTGAAAATATTTCTCCTGCTTATATAGAAATTATAGTAGATGAAGCAAATAAATACGGAAAAATTAATTACAGGAGAGTTTATGGAGATTGGACTACTCCGCAATTAAATCCATGGAAAGTAAGAATAAGTGAATTTGGATTAACTCCTGTGCAACAATATGCATATACTGCTGGGAAAAACGCATCTGATTTTACGTTAATAATTGATGCGATGGATATATTGTATACAGGAAAAGTAAATTGTTTTTGCATCGTTTCAAGTGATAGTGATTTTACAAAATTAGTTACTAGACTTCGAGAAGACAACATGTTTGTATTTGGAATGGGTGAAAGTAAAACACCAATTTCACTTGTCAACTCCTGCGAAACGTTTGCATATCTTGATAAAATGTTAGCTTCTAACAAGCCAGCAGTTATCGAAGAAAAGAAAGAAGAAGGAATCAAACCAGTCAAAAAACCAGTTTCAAAACCAATCTTAAATAAATTAGAAAGTTCCATTACACCACTTAATCGTATAAAGCAAGAATTAAAGAATATCATTATTGATAATATGGAAGATGATGGATGGGCATATTGGAGCTTAATTGCTCAATTGCTCCAAAAAAAGTTCCCTGGATTTCATCCTAGAAATTATGGAGATAATCTAAAACCACTGGCTTTCTTTGAAAAAATGGAAGAGTTTGAAGTAAAGAAAATTAATACCGTTATTCATATTCGAAATCAAATAAAAGCAAAAGTGTAG
- a CDS encoding phosphoenolpyruvate carboxykinase (GTP): MIYHKKLQEWVNEIKDLCTPVKVVWWNGTKAEYDSLLEEMAFLGKAIRLNQQKRPGCYLFRSDPSDVARVENRTFISTMLERDAGPTNNWVSPLVLKPKMLKLFDGSMKGRTMYVIPFSMGPIGSKFSKIGVEISDSPYVTVNMHIMTRTGINVLEVLGEDGEFVKCLHSVGYPLNKGQVDLPWPSAPIENKYISHFPEDNMIWAYGSGYGGNALLGKKCFALRIASHQARNEGWLAEHMLILKLTSPQNEIKYITGAFPSACGKTNLAMILPSIPGWKAETLGDDIAWLRFQEDGYLHAINPEAGFFGVAHGTSYKTNPNAMKTILTDTIFTNVALTDDGDIWWEGMTKEIPSHLIDWEGNDWYRGSGKKAAHANSRFTAPIKNCPVVASNWEDPLGVPISAILFGGRRPSTIPLIHESFDFNHGVFLGSIMGSEITAATISDNIGKVRRDPFAMLPFIGYNISDYVNHWLDMGKKSTKEKLPKIFYINWFRKNKQGEYLWPGFGDNIRVLKWVFERTNNKDNVIISRIGYLPKLNDLDLEGLDISQDKLDELFSIKESEWIDEIKSIEDFYKLYGNDLPKELRLQLDALEERMSISKKNTA, from the coding sequence ATGATTTATCACAAAAAATTACAAGAATGGGTAAATGAAATTAAGGATCTGTGTACACCCGTCAAAGTTGTTTGGTGGAATGGAACCAAAGCAGAGTACGATTCTTTGCTTGAAGAAATGGCATTTCTTGGAAAAGCCATACGTTTAAATCAACAAAAGCGACCTGGGTGTTATTTGTTTCGAAGCGATCCTTCAGATGTAGCTAGAGTTGAAAATAGAACCTTTATTTCAACAATGCTTGAAAGAGATGCTGGCCCCACAAATAATTGGGTTTCTCCTTTGGTTTTAAAGCCAAAAATGTTGAAACTTTTTGATGGTTCTATGAAGGGTAGAACCATGTACGTTATTCCTTTTTCAATGGGTCCAATCGGTTCTAAATTTTCTAAAATCGGTGTTGAAATATCCGATAGTCCCTATGTCACCGTCAACATGCACATTATGACAAGAACAGGAATAAACGTACTTGAAGTTTTGGGAGAAGACGGAGAATTTGTTAAGTGTCTTCATTCAGTTGGATATCCTTTAAACAAAGGTCAAGTTGATTTACCATGGCCATCTGCTCCTATTGAAAACAAATATATTTCTCATTTCCCAGAAGACAACATGATTTGGGCATACGGTTCAGGCTATGGTGGAAATGCATTATTAGGAAAAAAATGTTTTGCATTAAGAATTGCTAGTCATCAAGCAAGAAACGAAGGCTGGCTTGCTGAACATATGTTGATTTTAAAATTAACGTCTCCACAAAACGAAATCAAATATATTACAGGTGCTTTTCCAAGCGCTTGTGGAAAAACAAATTTAGCGATGATTTTGCCTTCGATTCCTGGATGGAAAGCAGAGACACTAGGCGACGACATTGCTTGGTTACGCTTCCAAGAAGATGGTTATTTACATGCCATTAATCCAGAAGCGGGATTTTTCGGGGTCGCACACGGCACTTCTTACAAAACAAATCCCAATGCCATGAAAACCATTCTAACCGATACTATATTTACCAATGTTGCTTTGACAGATGATGGAGACATTTGGTGGGAAGGAATGACAAAAGAGATCCCATCGCATTTAATTGATTGGGAGGGAAATGACTGGTACAGAGGTTCAGGCAAGAAAGCCGCACATGCCAATTCAAGATTTACAGCACCCATCAAAAACTGCCCTGTCGTCGCTTCAAACTGGGAAGACCCATTAGGTGTTCCAATTAGTGCTATATTATTTGGTGGAAGACGTCCTTCTACTATTCCTTTAATTCATGAAAGTTTTGATTTTAACCACGGAGTATTTTTAGGTTCTATCATGGGTTCAGAAATCACTGCCGCAACCATTTCTGATAACATTGGAAAAGTAAGAAGAGATCCTTTCGCAATGCTTCCATTTATCGGTTATAATATTTCCGATTACGTCAATCATTGGTTAGATATGGGTAAAAAATCAACGAAAGAAAAATTACCTAAAATATTCTATATCAACTGGTTTAGAAAAAATAAACAAGGTGAATATTTGTGGCCAGGCTTTGGTGATAATATTAGAGTTTTAAAATGGGTTTTCGAAAGAACAAACAATAAGGATAATGTGATAATCTCTAGAATTGGCTATTTACCGAAACTTAATGATTTAGATTTAGAGGGATTAGATATCTCACAAGATAAACTTGATGAACTGTTTTCAATTAAAGAAAGTGAATGGATTGATGAAATTAAATCCATAGAAGATTTTTATAAATTATATGGAAATGATCTTCCAAAAGAACTAAGATTGCAACTAGATGCACTGGAAGAAAGAATGTCAATTTCTAAAAAAAATACCGCATAA